One part of the Homo sapiens chromosome 19, GRCh38.p14 Primary Assembly genome encodes these proteins:
- the LIN7B gene encoding protein lin-7 homolog B isoform X1 produces the protein MAALVEPLGLERDVSRAVELLERLQRSGELPPQKLQALQRVLQSRFCSAIREATVAAFTASEGHAHPRVVELPKTDEGLGFNIMGGKEQNSPIYISRVIPGGVADRHGGLKRGDQLLSVNGVSVEGEQHEKAVELLKAAQGSVKLVVRYTPRVLEEMEARFEKMRSARRRQQHQSYSSLESRG, from the exons ATGGCTGCGCTGGTGGAGCCGCTGGGGCTGGAGCGGG ACGTGTCCCGGGCGGTTGAGCTCCTCGAGCGGCTCCAGCGCAGCGGGGAGCTGCCGCCGCAGAAGCTGCAGGCCCTCCAGCGAGTTCTGCAGAGCCGCTTCTGCTCCGCTATCCGAGAG GCCACAGTGGCTGCCTTCACAGCCAGCGAGGGCCACGCACATCCCAGGGTAGTGGAGCTACCCAAGACGGATGAGGGCCTAGGCTTCAACATCATGGGTGGCAAAGAGCAAAACTCGCCCATCTACATCTCCCGGGTCATCCCAGGGGGTGTGGCTGACCGCCATGGAGGCCTCAAGCGTGGGGATCAACTGTTGTCGGTGAACGGTGTG AGCGTTGAGGGTGAGCAGCATGAGAAGGCGGTGGAGCTGCTGAAGGCGGCCCAGGGCTCGGTGAAGCTGGTTGTCCGTTACACACCGCGAGTGCTGGAGGAGATGGAGGCCCGGTTCGAGAAGATGCGCTCTGCCCGCCGGCGCCAACAGCATCAGAGCTACTC GTCCTTGGAGTCTCGAGGTTGA
- the SNRNP70 gene encoding U1 small nuclear ribonucleoprotein 70 kDa isoform X1 — protein MQQTLGSRSKMRSNDCWWLVESRGWQTTDLKFSCCSARQIHMVYSKRSGKPRGYAFIEYEHERDMHSAYKHADGKKIDGRRVLVDVERGRTVKGWRPRRLGGGLGGTRRGGADVNIRHSGRDDTSRYDERPGPSPLPHRDRDRDRERERRERSRERDKERERRRSRSRDRRRRSRSRDKEERRRSRERSKDKDRDRKRRSSRSRERARRERERKEELRGGGGDMAEPSEAGDAPPDDGPPGELGPDGPDGPEEKGRDRDRERRRSHRSERERRRDRDRDRDRDREHKRGERGSERGRDEARGGGGGQDNGLEGLGNDSRDMYMESEGGDGYLAPENGYLMEAAPE, from the exons ATGCAGCAGACCTTGGGCAGCAGAAGTAAAATGAGAAGTAATGACTGCTGGTGGTTGGTTgagagcaggggttggcaaactacagaCTTAAAGTTTTCCTGCTGCTCAGCCAGGCAG ATACACATGGTCTACAGTAAGCGGTCAGGAAAGCCCCGTGGCTATGCCTTCATCGAGTACGAACACGAGCGAGACATGCACT CCGCTTACAAACACGCAGATGGCAAGAAGATTGATGGCAGGAGGGTCCTTGTGGACGTGGAGAGGGGCCGAACCGTGAAGGGCTGGAGGCCCCGGCGGCTAG GAGGAGGCCTCGGTGGTACCAGAAGAGGAGGGGCTGATGTGAACATCCGGCATTCAGGCCGCGATGACACCTCCCGCTACGATGAGAG GCCCGGCCCCTCCCCGCTTCCGCACAGGGACCGGGACCGGGACCGTGAGCGGGAGCGCAGAGAGCGGAGCCGGGAGCGAGACAAGGAGCGAGAACGGCGACGCTCCCGCTCCCGGGACCGGCGGAGGCGCTCACGGAGTCGCGACAAGGAGGAGCGGAGGCGCTCCAGGGAGCGGAGCAAGGACAAGGACCGGGACCGGAAGCGGCGAAGCAGCCGGAGTCGGGAGCGGGCCCGGCGGGAGCGGGAGCGCAAGGAGGAGCTGCGTGGCGGCGGTGGCGACATGGCGGAGCCCTCCGAGGCGGGTGACGCGCCCCCTGATGATGGGCCTCCAGGGGAGCTCGGGCCTGACGGCCCTGACGGTCCAGAGGAAAAGGGCCGGGATCGTGACCGGGAGCGACGGCGGAGCCACCGGAGCGAGCGCGAGCGGCGCCGGGACCGGGATCGTGACCGTGACCGTGACCGCGAGCACAAACGGGGGGAGCGGGGCAGTGAGCGGGGCAGGGATGAGGCCCGAGGTGGGGGCGGTGGCCAGGACAACGGGCTGGAGGGTCTGGGCAACGACAGCCGAGACATGTACATGGAGTCTGAGGGCGGCGACGGCTACCTGGCTCCGGAGAATGGGTATTTGATGGAGGCTGCGCCGGAGTGA
- the LIN7B gene encoding protein lin-7 homolog B isoform 1 (isoform 1 is encoded by transcript variant 1): protein MAALVEPLGLERDVSRAVELLERLQRSGELPPQKLQALQRVLQSRFCSAIREVYEQLYDTLDITGSAEIRAHATAKATVAAFTASEGHAHPRVVELPKTDEGLGFNIMGGKEQNSPIYISRVIPGGVADRHGGLKRGDQLLSVNGVSVEGEQHEKAVELLKAAQGSVKLVVRYTPRVLEEMEARFEKMRSARRRQQHQSYSSLESRG, encoded by the exons ATGGCTGCGCTGGTGGAGCCGCTGGGGCTGGAGCGGG ACGTGTCCCGGGCGGTTGAGCTCCTCGAGCGGCTCCAGCGCAGCGGGGAGCTGCCGCCGCAGAAGCTGCAGGCCCTCCAGCGAGTTCTGCAGAGCCGCTTCTGCTCCGCTATCCGAGAG GTGTATGAGCAGCTTTATGACACGCTGGACATCACCGGCAGCGCCGAGATCCGAGCCCATGCCACAGCCAAG GCCACAGTGGCTGCCTTCACAGCCAGCGAGGGCCACGCACATCCCAGGGTAGTGGAGCTACCCAAGACGGATGAGGGCCTAGGCTTCAACATCATGGGTGGCAAAGAGCAAAACTCGCCCATCTACATCTCCCGGGTCATCCCAGGGGGTGTGGCTGACCGCCATGGAGGCCTCAAGCGTGGGGATCAACTGTTGTCGGTGAACGGTGTG AGCGTTGAGGGTGAGCAGCATGAGAAGGCGGTGGAGCTGCTGAAGGCGGCCCAGGGCTCGGTGAAGCTGGTTGTCCGTTACACACCGCGAGTGCTGGAGGAGATGGAGGCCCGGTTCGAGAAGATGCGCTCTGCCCGCCGGCGCCAACAGCATCAGAGCTACTC GTCCTTGGAGTCTCGAGGTTGA
- the LIN7B gene encoding protein lin-7 homolog B isoform X2: MAALVEPLGLERDVSRAVELLERLQRSGELPPQKLQALQRVLQSRFCSAIREGWRSWRLPDAAASSPRCMSSFMTRWTSPAAPRSEPMPQPRALRVSSMRRRWSC, from the exons ATGGCTGCGCTGGTGGAGCCGCTGGGGCTGGAGCGGG ACGTGTCCCGGGCGGTTGAGCTCCTCGAGCGGCTCCAGCGCAGCGGGGAGCTGCCGCCGCAGAAGCTGCAGGCCCTCCAGCGAGTTCTGCAGAGCCGCTTCTGCTCCGCTATCCGAGAG GGCTGGAGGAGCTGGCGACTCCCTGATGCCGCTGCCTCCTCACCCAGGTGTATGAGCAGCTTTATGACACGCTGGACATCACCGGCAGCGCCGAGATCCGAGCCCATGCCACAGCCAAG AGCGTTGAGGGTGAGCAGCATGAGAAGGCGGTGGAGCTGCTGA
- the LIN7B gene encoding protein lin-7 homolog B isoform 2 (isoform 2 is encoded by transcript variant 2) produces the protein MAALVEPLGLERDVSRAVELLERLQRSGELPPQKLQALQRVLQSRFCSAIREVYEQLYDTLDITGSAEIRAHATAKSVEGEQHEKAVELLKAAQGSVKLVVRYTPRVLEEMEARFEKMRSARRRQQHQSYSSLESRG, from the exons ATGGCTGCGCTGGTGGAGCCGCTGGGGCTGGAGCGGG ACGTGTCCCGGGCGGTTGAGCTCCTCGAGCGGCTCCAGCGCAGCGGGGAGCTGCCGCCGCAGAAGCTGCAGGCCCTCCAGCGAGTTCTGCAGAGCCGCTTCTGCTCCGCTATCCGAGAG GTGTATGAGCAGCTTTATGACACGCTGGACATCACCGGCAGCGCCGAGATCCGAGCCCATGCCACAGCCAAG AGCGTTGAGGGTGAGCAGCATGAGAAGGCGGTGGAGCTGCTGAAGGCGGCCCAGGGCTCGGTGAAGCTGGTTGTCCGTTACACACCGCGAGTGCTGGAGGAGATGGAGGCCCGGTTCGAGAAGATGCGCTCTGCCCGCCGGCGCCAACAGCATCAGAGCTACTC GTCCTTGGAGTCTCGAGGTTGA
- the C19orf73 gene encoding putative uncharacterized protein C19orf73 has protein sequence MRLKVGFQGGGCFRKDALCLEGGVSARWARAPHSAPLRPPRELHAAPPPATPTQTVVRPAGFPRRTRLMVRSAPPTQRPPTGSGCVSGLWRKGLGLRPQTLLRVGSVVLSSAPALRPRLGPCLRPPPSD, from the coding sequence ATGAGGCTAAAGGTTGGATTTCAAGGCGGGGGCTGCTTCCGGAAAGACGCGCTGTGTTTGGAAGGTGGAGTGAGCGCCCGGTGGGCGAGGGCACCTCATTCTGCACCCCTGCGCCCGCCTCGGGAACTGCACGCGGCACCCCCACCCGCGACTCCCACGCAGACAGTAGTGCGGCCTGCAGGGTTCCCCCGGCGGACGAGGCTAATGGTTCGCTCCGCCCCGCCCACACAGAGGCCGCCCACTGGCTCCGGCTGCGTTTCAGGACTCTGGAGGAAGGGACTTGGCCTTCGCCCTCAGACGCTCTTAAGGGTAGGCAGCGTTGTCCTCAGTTCTGCCCCAGCACTCAGACCCAGACTGGGTCCCTGCCTCCGCCCTCCGCCCTCGGACTAG
- the SNRNP70 gene encoding U1 small nuclear ribonucleoprotein 70 kDa isoform X2: MAEPSEAGDAPPDDGPPGELGPDGPDGPEEKGRDRDRERRRSHRSERERRRDRDRDRDRDREHKRGERGSERGRDEARGGGGGQDNGLEGLGNDSRDMYMESEGGDGYLAPENGYLMEAAPE, from the coding sequence ATGGCGGAGCCCTCCGAGGCGGGTGACGCGCCCCCTGATGATGGGCCTCCAGGGGAGCTCGGGCCTGACGGCCCTGACGGTCCAGAGGAAAAGGGCCGGGATCGTGACCGGGAGCGACGGCGGAGCCACCGGAGCGAGCGCGAGCGGCGCCGGGACCGGGATCGTGACCGTGACCGTGACCGCGAGCACAAACGGGGGGAGCGGGGCAGTGAGCGGGGCAGGGATGAGGCCCGAGGTGGGGGCGGTGGCCAGGACAACGGGCTGGAGGGTCTGGGCAACGACAGCCGAGACATGTACATGGAGTCTGAGGGCGGCGACGGCTACCTGGCTCCGGAGAATGGGTATTTGATGGAGGCTGCGCCGGAGTGA